The genomic stretch CGGGCccgcgtcgcgccgcccaccccgcgTCGCCCGCACCGTGCCGCCTGACCCGCTCGtgctcgccgcgccgcgccgcgccccgcgGCCCGCCAGGCCGCGCGTGCCGCGCTGagcaccgccggccgcgccgggtcgcccgccggccgccgcactcCACCTCCGACGCGCCTCCCCGCGCAAGTCGCCGCCCTGTGCACCCTCGGTCACTGCACCCCCACCATGCCAACCACGCGCAGatccactccggcacgccaccagGACGAGTTCGGCCACCGTCCcatcgccggccccgccgcctcgggCGCCGACGCCTTCCTTGCCACCGCCTATAAAAAGGGGAGACCGAGCCCTGCCACCTTCCCCACAGCACCAACGCTATCCCCaagccgccggcctcctccttccgccTCCTCGGCACcgactgccgccgccaccgagctcccaccaccgcccgaatccttgccgccgccgccccttgggTGCCGCCTCCCAATCACCCAAGGTAAGGGGTCAAATGGACCCCTTTACCCCTCCTCTCCATCCCGCACTACCcagcctcgtcgccggcgggtcAAGCCGGCCGGCCCACCGCCGGCCGTGCACCCCCCCTTCCTCTGTTCTGGagcaaaagaaagaagaaggaagaaggcccGAATTTCGATCTGCCCCTCTAGTTTCCTTTATTCACAACCCGGtccctccacctctctccagGAATTTCCGCAAATAAGCCCTTTCACTCTTTagagaaattacaaataggtcctcgGTTTTCACAATTTAGTCCTAAACTCtattttaaagcccctaatactcctttaacccgtcatttcatgcgccaaacttcctccaatcaatcccaaattcgaccatgaCCTCCTCTCATAtgtttccgccgaggcatatccaaagtTCATAAAAATACCATTCCTATCTATTTTCCGTTaacatttcctgttcggagctcaacgggtaaaatctttttcctttttaattattgtgtgctcgtttgtgtgtgtaccgtagatcgcggagtgcccgaggaggagcgcgaggaggagttcgaccgcgagcccgagcccgaggaccagtaccgcgagcaggagctcccggaaggctttgagaacggcaagtccaatctcaccctttgatgcatatttaatacctagtttttcggacacaacctattggcctgttttataaaatgcatattgttttatcgcaagacatggttggatagccaccccttgattgttatgattattccttgttgtcccatatttatctctaaatatgagttgctctgtttagatgataaatactgctagaatgcttaggaactcattatccaaattcaatcatgactacacctgtttactcggaaaataaatgtgtgagtatgttcaACTGAGgtgttgggttttcgggtgtaaagagaggtggtggatgagatggatgggcgtttcttgtgtggaatgctgggttgttgggctcgtaccttagtggttgagtaGAGTAGGagttatccatcttgtcatggctaaggaccgagttgatgtgtcatcctgcctaattccatcatcgtgcaaccactcgaccgttgtatgggcaacggcttagcataaaccccactagctaaactgctaggcttcaggtgtgctggtgagcaacgggagcccttggaaaaggactaagctcttggtgacttaggtcccggttttggccccgtggatgggttgctaaccccttgggtgcttccgtgttgactaggcagtgttggctaaggtgggtaatggctttgttaggatccgtaccgtcactgaggtgatcgtgatacggtaccctacttgtgggaaaagtgtacaacctctgcagagttaaaacctatccgggtagccatgtccacggcattggacgagttacggctcggtcacacaactagcttttgggggatgactggtatttacggtgtgtgtgggtgtgtggaattttggaagtgtccggcagttgtgccgtgcgctacggcggacggggagtccggtagcgataaaacttggatccttcgtgtaggatcaacccctctTGATATATCGTTTATTAAGAAAATGTTTTCATGAAACTTCTTTAAAATGAAACCCTGCATATGTCGAAAAttcagctttattgcaaataaaccatagctatATCCTTGTGGACTCATATGCATAttctgttgtatccccctccgtggatggggttggacttgctgagtacttttgtactcacccttgtgttgttgcttcagaggaggatccggacttcgtcgtcgaggacttcgagtaggaggttgcgtctgcacccaacgctgcctgcggtgttggcccttttgcaggatgcttccgctgacgcatagttccgattgcagcccggagtccgactggattGCAACTTgaatttgtattgttatcgctttagtcttgctttgggtgtggcttgcccgcccgctccttcgggagttgtacggtttctgaactatctgttgaataaatgtgttatcagcctcctgggactgataattggatcacatttagtctatacttatgtggggacgcttcacatAGTCGGCTGGCCATTTCTCCTGCAAGTTCTACAAGCGAGAGGATTTGGGATTAAGTGGAGGGATTGGATCTCTGTGCTCAtttccacggccaccaccagaGTACTACTAAATGGTTCCCCAGGTCGGTCAATACGCAATGCTAGAGGGCTGCGGCAGGGTGATCCACTATCGCCAATGCTTTTCATTCTTGTCATGGAAGTGCTGCACCGGCTTCTTAGGAGGGCTGCAGAACAGGGAGTCCTCTCCCACCCGGCTGATAACGCCATATGCCACCAGTGCTCTTTATACGCCGCCGCTGTGATAATTTTTGCTAGACCAGTGGCCCAGGATGTAATCGCCATTAAAGGGATTCTTGACTTCTTTGGCAACGCATCTGGGCTGCACACAAATTTACAGAAGTGCTCCATTGCTCCAATTGCTTGCAGCGATCAACAAATCGCGAGAATCAGTAGTATCTTCCCTGCCCAAGTGGTAGAGTTCCCAATACAGTACCTTAGCATGCCCCTGTCGGTTCAGAGACTGAGGAAATCCCATTTCCAGCCCTTGATTGACAAGGTGGCCGGTAAAATTCCGAGCTGGAAGGCTCAACTCATGAACAAGGCGGGGAGGCTGACCGTGGTCCAATCAGTTCTGACAGCGACCTGCACCTACAACCTAATCTCCCTTGACATACCGGCCTAGGTATTTCATGAAATCGACAAACTCGGAAAAGGTTTTCTGTGGGCAGGAAAGCACGCAGCCAATGGAGGGCAATGTGCAGTGGCCTGGCCACTTGCATGCCGGCCCAAACTATTTGGTGGTCTAGGAATTCAGGACCTCAAATTGGCATTGCTGGCCCTCCGCTTGCGCTGGTTGTGGTTCAAGAGGACTGATGAACAGCGGCCATGGAAGTACCTAGCCAATACACTGGAAAACGATCATACCCTGCGTAAAATCTTCCAAATTTCCATCCGGGTACACTTGGGCAATGGGAACATCGCACTCTTCTGGGAAGACTGCTGGCTAGGCGAACTTTCACCCTGCATTTTAGCTCCTGACTTGTGTCTCATGGTACAgccaaaaatcagaaaaataagGTCTGTTGCGGCTGCACTTCAGGGGAAAAGTTGGATCCGGGACATTGCTGGACGCCTAACAGTGGCTGCGATCTCACAATACGTCCAGCTATGGCACGCCGTATCTGAAGTCCAGCTCCAAGAAGGAGCCATCGACACGATCTCGTGGCGTTGGGAGAACTCAGGAACTTACTCTGCTAGGTCGGCCTACAACTTCATTGGATCAGTAAAATCCCTAGCTTTCGGCTGTATCTGGCGAGCTTGGGCTCCTCTTCGAGTTAAGCTTTTCATATGGCTTGCTATGATGCAACGACTATGGACCTCGGCTCGCCGTAAGAAACATGGACTATAGAACTAGGACGAGTGTTGTCTTTGTTGCCAGGATCCCGAGACCTCTGACCATCTGCTTGCTAACTGCAGCTACACGAAGCAGGTCTGGCACTCAGTAGATCAAATGATAGGCAACGCCTCCATCCTGCCAGTCCCCGAATCTTCAATGATGGATTGGTGGCTGCTCCGGAGGCGAAGCTTCCATGGCGCCAGGAAGAAAGGGATCGACACCACAACTATCTTGGTCTCCTGGCGAATTTGGAAAGAGCGAAACAGTCATGTCTTCAAGAGAGATCTACAACGGACGCCGCAACAGCTAGCAACAGCAGtcgcggaggaagcggcgcTCTGGTTCATGGCCGGGGCGCACTGCTTGTCTAGTGTAGGATGGCATTTTGATAGTTTATAACGCTATCTCGATCGACGGTGATGGTCGTTTACTGTCTGGGAGCTCCCTTCTCGCGTAACTAGCCCCTAGGTTCCCTACTACTgtgtgcgtgtgcccggttTCGGCTCGCGTTGTATGAGTACTATCTATTTCTTCTTAATTGAATGATgcacagctctcctgcgtatttaaaaaaaaagatatggttGGACTTGGACGCAAGGCACACCGAACCCTGTGAGCGATGCAGCGCCCAGGCCAGCTCGTGCATTTGGGTGTCGGATGATACATGGCATGGCATCCCATGAAGCCATTACTGGAGCCGGTTACAGGCACCATGCACCTGaggtacatttttttttctagcacGGTTTACTGAACACCTGACGGATTTGCATGCCACGGGAGGCTGCACACGATTGCGAGCACTGGAGTAGTATTTGCTGAGTCTCACAGGAAATTTTGAGTTTGCTTTtgtgaaaaggagaaaaaaatgcAAAGTTTTTACTGGTGAGAAGTCCAGCACGACGCACAAAACACCAACATTCCTGTGCTTCACCGCGAGGGAGAGTGGGAAACATCCCCGAGACCCGGATTCCCGCTTCCCCGTTTGGGAACAATGACAAGCTACGCGCAAGCGCCGCGGCACAGTGGCACGAATCTCCGTTCGTCGTATCCCCGAAGAAGAGAATCTTTCCGTCGCCCCCAGCGACACGATAGAACGGCCCCCGAGAGCCCTGACAGACCCCACCCGTCGTACCCCGGCACGGCACGCTTCCCCGTTGACGCGCGAACCACTCATCACTCGTGTGTCATGGTAGAGCCCCAGCTGGGGCagcgcccgccgtcgccgcccctcaTCAACGCAACGCGACGACCCAACCAACTGCCAAGCCACCGGTAAGGTCACGGAGGCatgcggccggcggaggcgcagCAAGGGGGTGTTGGTTCTCTGGTCCGGACTCTAAGTTAATTTgaatgtttaggtactaattaaaaatattaaatataaattaattataaaattaattgtacaaatggagactaatttgaTGACAATGTGATACTACATTAAACctatgctaatcatgaattaattaggtttaataaattcgtctcgcgaattagcctccatccatataattagttttataattaactcatgttcagtcctcctaattagactccgaagattcgatgtgatatggatAGATTGTAACTCAGGATAACATCCCTAAACCCTCCTCAGGATGGAGCCGCGAATGAGCAATAGCATTTCTTCATCAATGGCTACCACTGGCATTGGCAAGGAAATGGTCCAGCGCGGCAATAAACACTAGCTGCTGCTACTCCAATGGCGAATGGGGTACGTGACAATGCGGGCTAGGCTAGAACAACCACCCCCAGACGACGCCCCCATCCCACCGCAAGCAATcacgcccgccgcccccgcccagCTCCGCCTTTTATACAGCCAGCCAAGAATCAAGTCCGGGATCACATGACGTCGTCCCGTGCGCCACGGTGACcgcgcgcagcggcggcggcgccggcccggTGGCGCCGGTGCAGCTTCATCCCGTCGGGGCCGAACATGCGGCCGGGGAGTCCCGCGCCGGCGCAATCCGGTAGCGCCGCGGGGTACCGCCGCCGGTCGTGGCAGTAGGAGTAGGAGGTGTGGGCGCGCCGGaacgccgccatggccgcgcgcTGCCCAGCGGGCACGGCGAGCGACTCAAGGCTGGCCCTCGCATCGCACGCCGCGGCGGACAGGCGGTCGTCGGTGGGGTCGACGGCGCAGCCCTGGATGGCGAGGTCGGTGAACTCGGCCACGAACGGCGCGTACTTGTAGTTGACGCGGTACCGGCCGCCCAGCGTGGCCCAGGCGGAGCCGTCCCAGATGGTGGCGTACAGGGACATGGGCTTGGACGGGAACGCCGCACCCATGGCCGCCGTCCGAACCACCTCGCGGATCGGGGTCTCGTCCACGTAGAACCTGCCGTCCACACGACCTCACAATGTCAGTGCAGCACAAACAAAGTGAACACGACGACGAACTGTTTGATCGAACAAGCTCAGCAAGGGCAAAAAGATGCAGAAGCAGGACCCCCCCAAATTTGAATGCAAGAGCAAGAACGTTTGTCTCTGACCCTGTCATCGCCCATGTGATTACCCTTTCTTACGACAAGAGTATCTTTCAGCTGCTCCTTTTGGCAAGGGAATCCAAGAAATGCGCATTGAAACTGGTGCAAAGATCTCGGAAAGGCCCCAAATTGGCCGGGGTCACAGGATGGCAACGCCCAGCAGCAAAAGAGGCAAAGGAAAGGACTCCCCAAAAAACTTTCAGCGCACGCAGAGAGCCACAGAGACacggaggaagaaaaggaacagAGGCGTTTCCGGCTTCTGGCAGACCCTCCGTGAGCCGAGCCCCCAGACAAGCGCATGCCTAGATTTTTCACCAGGGAGGCAGATGCTAGTGCGCTTCGTCTTCCCGAATCGTGCCGAGCGGATGGAAACGGGACATGGAAATGGGGGCAACTGAACGGGGAAGAATGCTGAGAGACGGCGGCGCACTAGGAGAAAAAGGAGGAGGTAGCTGAGAGGGAGGACTCACACGATGCGGCGGCTGGTCCAGAGTATGGAGTAGTGGTGGAAGTCGTCGGTGGGGTCGAAGGGGAGGTCGTAGCGTTCCTCCCTGCCGGCGTGGGTGCTGCCGTTGCCGTAGACGTTGGTCTGCACCCGCCACTCGCGCCCGCGAACGTTGCCCAGGAACTCGAAGTCCAGCTCGTCGTGCGTCTTCTCGTACACGTCGCCGTTCGACAGCTGCGGAGCAAGGAATAAGAAATTGAAGGCGTTTTCTGTCAGTATTGTTAGAATAGCGAGCTCTTGGTGATGGCCAGAAGAAATGGTTTGAGCAATGGCTCGTACGTAGAAcgcgacgacgacgcccgccgcgTAGTCTGCGGGCAGCTTGATGGCGGCGCTGAAGAAGCCGTGGAGGAACAGGTCCTGCGACGCGAACCCGGCGCCTGcgcggaggaagaagacggtGGCGGTTTCGCCAGCAACACCCAGACGTTAGTGAGAAATCTCAACAACACCCCTCCGGTGCACACAGGAGGGGCGTGATtcggaaaaaagaaaagtgcAATGCGCTCCCCGGCTCTCCCCGAAATCCGGAAGGGAGttagtttaaaaaaaatccggAAGGGAGAAGGAAACCGTAAAAAAACTGAAACGGCCAGGTCGGCCGCGCCCGGGGCCGGGGCAAGTCCTCACCGGTGGTCTCGTCGAGGGCGAGGTGGACGCGCCTCCCGTCGCGGAGGAGCGCGAGGTTGCTGCTGCCGAAGATCTGGGCGTACCCCTCGTCGAAGGCGAGCGGGCGCACGccgtgcagcggcggcggcggcctggcctcgccgccgggggcgccgcacagcgcgagcaagaggacgacggcgagcgaGAGCGCCGGCACCATGGGAGACGACGACGCGCCGGACGCCATCCCGCTCGACTACCACGACACACCTCTCTATCCCCCTCACCTCTGCCCGGAGCCCGGCGGTGTGAGTGATAAGGCGGAGCGGTTTTATTGCGATGGGCCTGCGCCTCTGCTGCGGCGtttctctctcatcagcgcttTCCCGTGAggggctgcctgcctgcctgcctttgCCTCCTCCTCGGGCCGCGCGCCGGGAGGGTGATGGCGCTGTTTTGTTTCGGAATTCGAAAGCAAATGACGTGGTCGCCCCCGCCTGCAGGCCAAGCGCCTCTTGGATTCCTGGGGCCCGCGCGCTCTACTGACTACACAGCCTGACGTACCGCGAGCGGTCTGTACCAGACGTTACGTATTTGGGCGTTGCACTTCACTTGCTTGTACAAGACAATTGTCTTTTTCAGTTTTCAAAAAACAGACAATAGTCTTTTTGTATGTGACAATAATAACAACAACATTTAGCAGCACGGTTACACTAGCTAGTGCTAACGTTTCTTGCGCTTAGAAAGCGTTCAAAATTGAGTAGTACGTTTTGGGTCCAAAGCCAAGTGTTCGAACCCCACATGCTCCCTCCATCCTTCAAAAAAATCAACTCTCGCTTTTTGAAAAGTTAAATAATTTCTTCAAATaaatttagtatgaaaatatattatattattaatctattaatatttattttgtactaCAAATGTTACTACGAACTAACGGTTACCACCATTGATGTCACCTTTTGAACTTTTACTATAATACTCAACTCCGAGAGGATGCATGTGTGCACTGGAGTCTAGTCCACTGTTGGATGAGCTCCCTGATTGTATTGTCGCCGATTGCGCGACACAATGGTAATAGAATATGATATTCCATTTCAAAAGTAACAGTGTGAAACGAATAATTTGCGGTCACTCGGTTTCAGACCGCAATGCGACAAAACGCAGGCTTGGCATGGTCTCCATCAAAAttaccttttttaaaaaatatttatgacAAAAAATTATATACAAAATCATTTgtaaaattaaataaatataacaGCTTTTCCAATTAGAACTATTTCAACATATTTATAGTAAAAAATAGTAAAAGTATTCAAACAATTTTACCAAAAAAACTTTTCATGAAAAAGAACAAAATAAgttctatacaaaatttattaGAATAACTTTTCTAAGAAATATTTATTAGAATAAATTTGTTGAGAAAAAAGATATTCAAATAGCGTTTCCATTATaacttttcttaaaaaaagataAGCACCAATATTTCCAAAAAGAAGTACAAATAACTTAATAGAcgataaagaaaaaaagagagaagatgGAACTGCATGGAACCAATGGTGTTTCTCTATACACAGTTACACACGATGTCCTGCGGCGTGCCCCTTTGCGTGAAGCTCCACCGTCTGCACCGCAACCCTTTGCGTGCCCCGGTCCATACTCCATATTCTGCTGTTATAGGCCGTCGAGACTTAAGAGCCACCCAAGGGGCTCCACCACGCCTTTTTGTTCGGTTCAAGTGGTTGGATCACTAGGTTCTATTGCGCATGGTTCATGTGTACTGTTTCTTTTGAGATAAATGTGAGGACCGTCCAAATTATCTCAACTAAATCGGGTTATCATCCATTGATTGACCCGACTTAATCGAAATAATCCCGGTAGTCCCCGGTATGCGCCTCGAGCATCATCAGGAACAACCCGCATACCTTTTTACATCATGGCAACCATCACAAGAATACATATGAGAGCAAATTTTTAAACCTTGTTTACAAGTCTTGATCATCTTACAAAAATTCACAAATTATAATTAGAACATATAAGCAACTAGAACATGAGAGTTTCACCAATTAAAGTGAGGTTCTTAACAAACTTAGATTTAGCTTAGGTCTAAGTAGCTATCCtaacatgttttttttcttagaTTGAGAGTTAAAACGCAGCGGGGATATAAAGTAATAATATGCAACAATGATATCCTTGCCCATAAGACACCAGCTGCATAAGATTAGAGCGACATCCACCATTTATCGACATTGCCAGCTCTGGTGGAATGAACGTGGTAATCACTCACAAGAAGGAAACCTGCAAAATAACTTAACAGCAGCATCGTAAGTACATTGCGTACTTGTAGAACTTATCCATAATACTATACATTTGGTGGATGCATGAGGCTTGTCAAGTTTTAACATTAGACCATAAAAAAATGCGAGCACAATTTATCAAGTGAATAAGAAAAAGACATGACATCTACTTTCTCTATCAAGCACCAATACAATTGCATAAGTAGTAAAGTGATCATGTAGTGATGAGCCCAATCTTCCATAAGCTCTTCACGAAACTCTACATTAAAGTCCAAGTACATGAGCGTGCTCTATGACCGGGAGCGCAGCTATTGCAATAGATATAACCCTATAGGGGTGTACAACTTTTCCCACACGAGGCGCTGT from Setaria italica strain Yugu1 chromosome II, Setaria_italica_v2.0, whole genome shotgun sequence encodes the following:
- the LOC101752918 gene encoding probable xyloglucan endotransglucosylase/hydrolase protein 28, yielding MASGASSSPMVPALSLAVVLLLALCGAPGGEARPPPPLHGVRPLAFDEGYAQIFGSSNLALLRDGRRVHLALDETTGAGFASQDLFLHGFFSAAIKLPADYAAGVVVAFYLSNGDVYEKTHDELDFEFLGNVRGREWRVQTNVYGNGSTHAGREERYDLPFDPTDDFHHYSILWTSRRIVFYVDETPIREVVRTAAMGAAFPSKPMSLYATIWDGSAWATLGGRYRVNYKYAPFVAEFTDLAIQGCAVDPTDDRLSAAACDARASLESLAVPAGQRAAMAAFRRAHTSYSYCHDRRRYPAALPDCAGAGLPGRMFGPDGMKLHRRHRAGAAAAARGHRGARDDVM